Genomic DNA from Pigmentiphaga litoralis:
ATCGAACTGCGTGGCCGCGACGCCCGCATGGTGCACCACGCGTACGGCGCGAACTGCATCATCAGCGAGGTCGAGATGCCGCTGGCCCCGGCGTGGGATTGGCTGGAAGCCATCGTGACCTTTCCGGACTATATCGACACGGTCAAATTCGGCGTGGCGCTGGGCAATGAAGACGGCATCGTCAAGAAGCTGCTGTCGGTGCAGGAATGGCCCACGCCCCGCCTGGTGGGCGTGCTGGGCGATCTGGTGCCCGACGGCCATTCGATGATTTCCTGCATGGTGTCGTCCTTGTGCCGGCAGGATTTCGAAGAACTGGTGGCGGAGCATGGCGGCCATCTGGCTTCGGTCTGCCGCGAGAAACAAGGGCCCTACGCGGTCCCGATGTACGAATTTGCGTATGGCCATGCGCTGCGGCAGGTGCAGAAGTCGGATCCCCGCCGCACGTCGGTCGAAGGCTTTTTCAAAAGCGACGATCTGGTCGGCCTGGTGCGCCGCGTGCACGACAAGGTGGACGGCATGGGGCCGATGCGCATGGAATTGCGGCGCTGGGGCGGCGCGCTGGTGGGCAGCGGATCGCCCTATGTGATTTTCGAAAGCGAGGCGCAGATGGCGCGGCTGGTGGAGATCATGCAGGCCGAGGGCGTGAGCGTGGCCAATCCGCACACGTCGTCGGTCCGGTCCGTTGGCAAGAAGGAAGTGAGTGAGCGCGACATTGCGTTCAAGCGGGACATGGACCCGTATGGCCTGCTGAACCCGGGCCGTTTCGATGCGGATGGCAAGGACGAGGCCTTTTCGGCCACCCTGCCCACCGACAGCTGGATGTACCGCAAGGCCGTGTAAAGGCGGCGGCCACCCGCCGCGCCAACGACCTGACCTCTGATTTCCAAGGAATGCCGTGACGTACCCGATAGCCGAATTCTGTGCCGACCTGGGCGACGTGCCCCACGCCACCGACGCGATGACCATCCGCAAAAAAAGCCGCGACCAGTTCGCGGTCAGCCCCCTGCTGCGCCAGTCGCTGGCCGGCCGCGTGGCCGACGTGGTGGCGTCGCCGCGCAGCAAGGACGATGTGCTGACGATCATCAAGGCAGCCGTCAAGCATCGCATTCCGCTGACGGCGCGCGGGGGCGGCACGGCCAACTACGGCCAGAGCGTGCCGCTGCAGGGCGGCATCCTGCTGGACATGACCGGCCTGAGTGGCATCGTGTCGATCAACGAAGGCAACGTGCGGGCGCTGTCCGGCACCTGCATGGCGGACATCGACGTGGCCGCGCGCGAGAAAGGCTGGGAGATGCGCATCCACCCGTCGACGCGTTCGGTGTCGAGCATTGCCGGCTTCGTGGCCGGCGGCAGCGGCGGCATGGGCAGCTGCCAGTGGGGCATGCTGCGTGACCGCGGCAACATCACGGCCATGGAAGTGGTCAGCGTCGAGGCCGAACCGCGCTTTGTCGAACTGCGCGGCCGGGACGTCGAACTGGTCCACCACGCCTACGGCACCAACGCCATCATTACCGAAGTCGAAATGCCGACCACGCCCGCCTGGACCTGGAAGGAAGTGATCGTGGCGTTTCCGGAATTCCTGGTGGCGTCGCGCTTCGGGGTCCAGCTGGCGTCGGAACCGGCGATCACCAAGAAGCTGATCTCGCTGCAGGAATGGCCCGTGGCGCGCCTGATGACGGCGCTGGGCGACATCGTTCCCGACGGCCACACGATGGTCAATTGCATGATCGCGGCGCCGACGATGGACGCATTCAAAGGCCTGGTCGACGACTTTGGCGGCAGCATCGTGCATGAAAGCCTGGAAGGCCAGGGCTTCTATGGCGCGCCGATCTATGAATTTGCGTATGGCCACGGCCTGCGGCAGATCCAGAAGTCGCAGCCGACCTACACCGGTCTGCAGGGCATGTTCCCCGCCCAGGATCTGCTCCCGACCATCGAACGGGTGCACGCGGCCTGGGGCGGCACGGCGCCGCTGCGCATGGAAGTGTTCCTGAGCCAGGGCGAAGTGGTGACCATGGGCTCGCCCGGCATCGTGTATGAAAACGAGGCGCAGATGGCGGCGATCGTGGCCAAGCTGCAGAGCTTTGGCGTGAAGGTGGCGAATTCCCACACCACGGGTGTGCGCGAAGTCGGCATCAAGCAGTTCGATGACCGCGATGCCGTCTTCAAACGGAGCATGGATCCGCACAAGCTGCTCAATCCGGGCAAGCTGGATTTCGATGACATTCCGGCGTCCGACAGCCGGTCATCCCTCCCCACCCAAGGGTGGAGCTTCCGCAAGGCTGGTTAAGCCTACAATGTCCGCCGAATACCCGGTTTTCCTGGCCACACGCCCCGGGTAAGCTCCCCTTTCGTCGATCGCACGCATTCGGTTACGGTCTGTTTGCCCCCGTTTACCGCCGATGCCCTGTCTCGGACTAAAATCCGGCGCATGAAAATCGTAATGAACGGGGAATCGCGCACGATCGAGGTCCCCACCTCTGTCGCGGATCTGATCCAAACGCTGGGCTATGCGGGTAAACGCGTAGCTGTCGAGCGCAATGGCGAGATCGTGCCGCGCAGTGTGCATCAACAAACCATGCTCGCCGACGGTGATCACCTTGAGATCGTCGTCGCGGTCGGCGGAGGCTGACATGACTAATTCCGATATCCTGCGCCCGGCGCCTTTCAACGGACTCGCCACGCTGGCGACCGGCCCGGCCAATGCGGCCACGGCCGCGACTGCCCACATCCGCAGTTTCGTGCATCGCCGGGGCCACATCACGCTGGGCCAGAAAGAAGCGCTCGACACCCTGCTCGACAAATGGTCGATCAAGTACACCGACCGGCACCTGCCTGTGGCGACCACGTTTGGCCGCGAAGCGCCGACCGTGCTCGAGATCGGTTTCGGCATGGGCGAGACGACCGAAAAGATTGCGCTGGCCAAGCCCGAGCTCAATTTCATTGGTGTGGAAGTCTTCAACGCCGGCGTGGGCGCGATGCTCAAGCGTATCGAAACGTCGAACCTGAGCAATGTGCGCATCATCCAGCACGACGCGGTCGAAGTGGTGCGGGACATGATCGCGCCGAACTCGCTGGCTGGCGTGCACGTGTACTTTCCCGATCCGTGGCCCAAGAAGCGCCACAACAAGCGCCGGCTGATCCAGTCGACCTTCGTGTCGCTGCTAGCCAGCCGCATCGCCCCGGGCGGTTATCTGCACTGCGCGACCGACTGGGAAAACTACGCCGAGCAGATGCTGGACGTGCTGTCGCGCGAACCGCTGCTGGCCAATACGGCGGACGGTTTTGCCGAGCGTCCGGCCTGGCGCCCGCAGACCAAGTTCGAAACCCGCGGCCTGCGCCTGGGCCACGGCGTATGGGACGTGATCTTTGAGCGTCCGCAGTTTTCGCGGTTCACGCCGGCACTGCCGACCGTGACGCCGTGATTCTGGCGGGCTGACGCGTTTGCTGCGGCCTGTCTGCGGCAAAGCACGGCGGCGATAAAAAGGGGCGCTTTCTGCGAAGAAAGCGCCCCTTTCGTTTGGTGGCTTCGTGGGGTCAGCCGGGCTCGGCGCGCGACCAGACCGCGTTCACGCCACCGTCAACAAGCGCGTCAGGGTCTGCGGATCGTCCAGCAGGCTCTGGCTGGACGACGCATGCACGATCTGCCCACGCTCCAGCACGATCGCCTGCTGCGTCAGGGCCAGCGCCAGCTTGGCATGCTGTTCGACCACGATCACGGCCATCTGCGAATCCTGCACCAGGCGGCGGATGACACCGGTCAGTTCCTGCACGATGATGGGCGCGAGCCCTTCCATGGGCTCATCCAGCAACAGCAGGCTGGGATTGACCATCAGCGCCCGGGCGATCGCCAGCATCTGCTGTTCGCCCCCCGACAGCTGATTGCCCATGTTGCGTCGCCGTTCCTTCAGCCGCGGGAAGGCGCCATAGACCTTCTCGACATTCCACGGACCGGGCCGCGCCACGGCGGTCAGATGTTCTTCCACGGTCAACGAGGGGAACATATACCGTTCCTGCGGCACCCAGCCCAGGCCCCGGCCCGCACGTTGGTGCGTGGGCACCGCTGCCAGGTCGCCGCCCTTCCAGGTCAGCGAGCCGCCATGCAGGCGCGTGATGCCCATCAGGGTGACCAGCAGCGTCGTCTTGCCCATGCCATTGCGGCCAAGCAAGGCCAGGCTGTCGCCTTCCTGCATGGCCAACGAGATGTCCTCGAGCACCACCGCATCGCCATAGCCGGCGCTGACGTGATCCAGCCGCAGCAGCTCAGCCATGCTGTTCATCCCCCAGATAGACTTCTTTTACGCGCGGATCGGCGGCGATCTCGGCCGGCGTGCCTTCCACGAGTTTCTGCCCGCCCACCATCACCGTGATGCGGTCCGCAAACTTGAACACCAGTCCCATATCGTGTTCGATGAACAGGATCGTCACGTCGCGTGGCAGGTCGGCAATCACCGAAAAAAGCTCGGTGCTTTCGCCGGTGGGCACGCCCGCAGCCGGCTCGTCCAGCAATAGAATGCGCGGCTTGGTGGCCAGGGCCAGCGCGATCTCGACCAGGCGTTGCCGGCCATAGGCCAGGTTCCGCGTGATTGTGTGCGCGTCGTCCTGCAGCCGCAATGACGTCAGCAAGGCCATGGCCTCGTCGATCTCGGCATGGTGGCTCGCCACCGTCTTGTGCCACGTGCGGCCGATGCCCTTGCGTTCGCAAATGGCCAGCACCACCGAATCGAGCACGCTCAATCCCGGGAACAGGGTGTTGATCTGGAACGTGCGTGTCATGCCGCGTTTGACGCGGGCATGTTGCGGCAGGCCGGTGATCGCCTCGCCTTCCAGGAAGATGCTGCCCGCCGTGGGGCGCAGGGCGCCAGTCAGCAGGTTGATCAGCGTGGTCTTGCCAGCGCCGTTCGGGCCGATCAGCGCATGCCGCGCGCCGGTCTCGAACGACAGGGTCATGTCGTGGACGGCGCGGAAATCGCCAAAGGCCTTGCCCAGCCCTTCGGTACGCAGGGCGATGCTCATGGAAGGCCTCCGGCGGCGGGACGGCGGGTTTTGGTGTCGCCTTTAGAGTTGGCCTTGCCGCGGCCATCCTTGCGCGAGCGCAGACGGCTCAGGGCACCCAGCACGCCACCGCGTGCGAACAGCACCAGGCACACCAGCAGCAGGCCCAGCCAGAACTGCCAGTACACGGCGCTGAGGTTAGACAGTTGATCCTGCAGCACCATGAAGATGGCAGCGCCAATCAGGCCGCCATACAGGTACCCGGCGCCGCCGACCACCAGCATGATGAGGATCTCGGCCGACCGGGTAAAGCTGAGCACGTCGATACCGACGAACTGCGTGGTCTGCGCAAGCAAGCCGCCCGCTACACCCGCCAGCGCCGCCGACATCGTATACACCGCAGCCAGGCGTCCGGCCACCGACACGCCAATCGCGGGCATGCGCTTTTCGCCTTCGCGGATCCCCTTCAGGCTCAGGCCGAACGGCGACCGCACAATGCGGCGCGCCAGCAGGAACATCAGGAACAGCACCACCAGGATGTAGACATAGGCGGTCGTGCCGTCAAAGCCGAATTCGAACCGGCCCAGCAGCGGCTTCATTTCGACGCCGCTCAGGCCGTCGACGCCGCCCGTCACATCGTGCAGGCGGTTGGCGACTTCATACAGCATGAGACCGATGCCGAGCGTCACGATCAGCCGCGTCAGGTCCTTGCCGCGAACGATCAGTGCACTGGTGATCAGGCCAGCCACCGCGGCCACCGCCGCAGCGGCGACCAGGCCACTGATCGGCTCGCCCCAGCCGTGCTTGGCGAGCAGGCCGGCCGTATACGCGCCCAGGCCGAAGAACGCGGCATGGCCCAGCGAGACAATGCGCGCGTACCCAAGGATCAGGTCCAGGGACATGGCGAACAGCCCCGCGATCAGGATCTGCCCGCCAAGCGTGCGATAGCCCGGAAACAGGAAGAAGGCGGCGACCGGCAGCAGCCAGAACAGGACTTCGGCCCAGACCAGTGGTTTCGTCGGCGGCACATTGGCCGCGGCGACCGCATTGGCTGCGTCCACCTGAGTCACGGGGGCCGTTGCCGGAACCGTCTTGCGGATATCCGGGTTCATGACCGTTTCCCGAAAAGGCCGTTGGGAAACACCACAAGGGTCACGACCATGATGAAGTAGATGACGAAGGAGCCGACTTCCGGCACATAGTATTTGCCGGCCACGTCGAACAGGCCAAGCAGGATGGCGGCCACCAGCGGCCCGCGGATGCTCGCGCCGCCACCGACCGCGACCACCAGCAGGAAATACACCATGTACTTGAGCGGGAAGTTGGGATCGAGGCCCAGCATGTTGATGGCGAGTCCGCCGCCCAATGCCGCCAGGGCCGACCCCAGCGCGAACGTCACGCTGAAGACCCGTTCGACATTGATGCCCAGGCCTTTCGATGCCACCGGATTGTCGACCGACGCGCGGACCTGCGCGCCGAAGCGCGTGCGCTCCAGCAGCAGGTGCAGCGCCACGGTAATGACCAGCACGACGGCGATCAGGAACAGCCGGTAGGACCCCAGTTGCACCCCGAACAGGGACACCTGTCCGGTAATGAAGGCCGGCAGCGACACCGGCTGCTGGCTGGGACCAAAGAAGTAGGCCGCGGTCGCGACCGACATGAAGACAAGGCCGATGGTGAACAGCACCTGATCCAGGTGCGTTGCGTCATACAGCCGGCGATACAGGGTGCGTTCCAGCAGCACGCCCGCGATCGCGCCGATGAACGGCGAGACCGCGAGCGCGGCCAGGAAGGGCATGCCCAGCCGCGTCATGCCCATTACGCAGACATAGCCGCCCAGCATGGCAAACGCGCCATGGGCCAGGTTGATGAAGTTCATGAGGCCCATCGTGACCGACAGGCCGATACTGATCAGGAACAACAGGCAGCCATACGCCACCCCGTCGAAGACGATTCCGATGACGTTGGCTGCCATGATTACTTGCCGGGGTCTTTGACGTCGGCGATCTTGTCGAATTCGACGTTGTACAGCCCGCCGTTCACCCGCTCGACCTTGCGGATGTAGATGGTCTGGACCACGTCACGCGTGTCAGCATCGATGGTGATCGGGCCGCGCGGGCTCATGATCTTCATGCCCTTGAGCGCGCCCATGATCGCATCGGCATCGACCGAGCCCTTGGTCTTCTTGAGCGACTCGTAGATCGCGGCCATGCCGTCATAGCCGGCGGCGGCCATGAAGTTCGGGCGCTTCTGCGTGCCGTTCGCGTCGGCATAGGCTTTCAGGAAGGCCTTGTTTTCGGCCGAGTCATGCGCCGCCGAATAGTGGAAGGACGTGGTCAGGCCCAGGGTCGGGTCGCCCATGGCGTCGAGCACCCCGTCATCGGTGATGTCACCGGTGGCGATCAGCTTGATGCCGGCTTCGGCCAGGCCGCGTTCCTTGTAGGTCTTCATGAAGGCGATGCCCTGCTCGCCCGCGGGCAGGAACAGGAACACGGCTTCCGGCTTCGCGTCTTTCGCACGTTGCACGAACGGCGCGAATTCGGGGTTCTGCAGCGGCACCCGCACGCCGCCGACGATCTCGCCACCCGCCGCCTTGAACGCCTTGGTGAACGCGGCTTCGGCGTCGAGGCCCGGGCCGTAATCGGAAATGACGGTATAGACCTTCTTGATGCCGTTCTTGAATGCCCACTGCGCCAGCGGTTCGGTAACCTGCGGCAGCGTCATGGACACGCGCGCGATGTAAGGCGACTTGGTCGTGATGATGGACGTGGCCGCGTTCATCACGATCATGGGCTTCTTGGCCTGCGTGGCCACCGGCGCGACGGCCAGGGCGTTCGGCGTCAGGCCGAAGCCAACCAGGAAGTCGACCTTGTCGCGCGTGATCAGGTCGCCGGCAAGCCGCTTGGCAATGTCGGGCGACGGGCCGGTCGTGTCCTTCTGGATGATCTCGATCTTCTTGCCGGCGACGGTGTCGCCGTGCTGCTTCATGTAGGCCTTCATGCCGCCATGGATCTGCTGGCCGTATTCGGCAAAGGGTCCGGAGAACTCGGCGATCAGGCCCAGTTTGACCGTGCTCTGCGCGAATGCGGGCGTGGCGGCAAGCGAGAATGCGGCGGCCGTGACCAGCGCGCCGAGGGTGTGCCTGAGCTTCATGACTGTCTCTCCTGTCTGGTCGCGCGAGGGGCGCCAGCATCGTATCGTTATCAGAGGCGCCCTGCCGCGGCGCTGCCGGCCCCGGGAAAACACCAGGGTCCGAAGCCTGCCATGACACGCCTCATGGGCTGCATAGTAGAGGGGCGTAAACAATAACTCAATCCACTAATGCTGATACGGTGTATCAGCCTGAGTGATACGACGAGACAGGCGGAAAAACCCGTGGAACGCTTCGACTACAACCTGTTCCGCGTGCTGGCGGCGGTGCATGACACGGGCAATGTGAGCCGCGCCGCACACTTGCTGGGCATGAGCCAGCCGGCTGTCAGCATGGCCCTGGCCAAGCTGCGCAAGCAGTTCAACGACCCGCTGTTCGTGCGGACCGCGCATGGCATGGACGCCACGCCGCTGGGCCGGCAATTGGGCGCACGGGCGCAGGCGCTGGTCATCCTGGCCGAGCAGGGATTGCGGCATGACGCCATCTTTGACGCGTCGTCGTTCCGGGGCACCTTCACGATTACCCTGAGCGACGTCGGTGAAATGGTCTTCGTGCCGCGCCTGCTCGAACAGATCCGCCAGCGCGCGCCGATGGCGTCGCTGCGGTCGGTGGCGGCATCCCCGCGCGATACGGAAACGGGCCTGGAGAACGGGTCGATCGACCTGGCGGTGGGCTACTTTCCGGACCTGAAAGGACGTCTGCTGCTGCAGCAGCGGCTGTTCACGCACTACTTTCTTTGCATCGCGCGGGCCGATCATCCGATCGCGGGCGAGACGCTGACGATGGCGCAGTTCCTGGCCTGCGAACACGCCGTCGTGCAGGCCGAGTCCCGCACCCAGGAATTGTTCGAACGCTTCCTGTCGCGCAAGTCGATCGAGCGGCGCATTGCGCTGCACACGCCGCACTTCATGAGCCTGCCGTTCATTGTTGCGCGATCCGACCTGATCGCGACGGTGCCGCACGCGCTGGCGCTGGGCTACACGCGCAGCTTCGAGAACCTGAAATTGATGCGTCCGGAACTGGCGCTGCCGCGATTCGATTTGCGCCAACACTGGCACAAGCGGTTCAACAACGATCCGAAATGCCGGTGGCTGCGGTCACTGGTGTCCGAGCTCTTCAATGACCAGGAAGACGAGTGGGTGGAGACGGCCAAACCGGCCGCAAAGGGCAATGGCCGTACGACGGCGGCTGGCAAGAACAGGGTGGCGCGAACAGGCGCCGCGCCGCGCAAGGCGGCGGGCGCGGCCACACGTCAGAACTTGGAAACACGCTCCAGGATCTCTTCGCCGTAAGCTTCGAGCTTGCGTGCGCCCACGCCGCTGACACCGCCCAGCTCATCGATGCTTGACGGCCGCGCCAGCGCGATCTCGCGCAGCGTGGCGTCATGAAAGATGACATACGCCGGCACACCGTGATTGCGGGCCACCTCGCCACGCCAGGCACGCAGCGCGGTAAACAGGGCTTCGGCTTCCGGCGGCAGATTAACGGCGACTTTGGCCTTGCTGCCACTGCTTTCGCGCGTCTTGCCGGGCTTGGCCAATTCGCGCCGCAGCATCAAGGTGCGTTCACCCTTCAGCACCGCGCGGCTGTCTTCCGTCAACGCCAGCGTGCCGTAGGATTCGTGGTCCACCGCCAGCAAGCCCTGCGTGATCAGTTGCCGCAGCACATTGCGCCAATCCTTTTCGGACAGGTCGGCACCGACACCGAACACGCTCAATTCGTCATGCTGGTATTGCGTGACGCGGTCGGTTTTCTTGCCGCGCAGAATGTCGATGACGTGGCCCGAACCATACCGCTGGCCCCGTTCTTTCCACAGCCGGTAGACGGCCGACAGAATCTTTTGCGCCGCCTGCGTGCCGTCCCAGGTCTGCGGCGGTTCCAGGCAGGTGTCGCAGTTGCCGCAAGCCGTCGCCTTCTGCCCGAAGTAGGCCAGCAGCCGGACCC
This window encodes:
- a CDS encoding ABC transporter ATP-binding protein, translated to MAELLRLDHVSAGYGDAVVLEDISLAMQEGDSLALLGRNGMGKTTLLVTLMGITRLHGGSLTWKGGDLAAVPTHQRAGRGLGWVPQERYMFPSLTVEEHLTAVARPGPWNVEKVYGAFPRLKERRRNMGNQLSGGEQQMLAIARALMVNPSLLLLDEPMEGLAPIIVQELTGVIRRLVQDSQMAVIVVEQHAKLALALTQQAIVLERGQIVHASSSQSLLDDPQTLTRLLTVA
- a CDS encoding branched-chain amino acid ABC transporter permease, which gives rise to MAANVIGIVFDGVAYGCLLFLISIGLSVTMGLMNFINLAHGAFAMLGGYVCVMGMTRLGMPFLAALAVSPFIGAIAGVLLERTLYRRLYDATHLDQVLFTIGLVFMSVATAAYFFGPSQQPVSLPAFITGQVSLFGVQLGSYRLFLIAVVLVITVALHLLLERTRFGAQVRASVDNPVASKGLGINVERVFSVTFALGSALAALGGGLAINMLGLDPNFPLKYMVYFLLVVAVGGGASIRGPLVAAILLGLFDVAGKYYVPEVGSFVIYFIMVVTLVVFPNGLFGKRS
- a CDS encoding ABC transporter substrate-binding protein, whose protein sequence is MKLRHTLGALVTAAAFSLAATPAFAQSTVKLGLIAEFSGPFAEYGQQIHGGMKAYMKQHGDTVAGKKIEIIQKDTTGPSPDIAKRLAGDLITRDKVDFLVGFGLTPNALAVAPVATQAKKPMIVMNAATSIITTKSPYIARVSMTLPQVTEPLAQWAFKNGIKKVYTVISDYGPGLDAEAAFTKAFKAAGGEIVGGVRVPLQNPEFAPFVQRAKDAKPEAVFLFLPAGEQGIAFMKTYKERGLAEAGIKLIATGDITDDGVLDAMGDPTLGLTTSFHYSAAHDSAENKAFLKAYADANGTQKRPNFMAAAGYDGMAAIYESLKKTKGSVDADAIMGALKGMKIMSPRGPITIDADTRDVVQTIYIRKVERVNGGLYNVEFDKIADVKDPGK
- the trmB gene encoding tRNA (guanosine(46)-N7)-methyltransferase TrmB; the protein is MTNSDILRPAPFNGLATLATGPANAATAATAHIRSFVHRRGHITLGQKEALDTLLDKWSIKYTDRHLPVATTFGREAPTVLEIGFGMGETTEKIALAKPELNFIGVEVFNAGVGAMLKRIETSNLSNVRIIQHDAVEVVRDMIAPNSLAGVHVYFPDPWPKKRHNKRRLIQSTFVSLLASRIAPGGYLHCATDWENYAEQMLDVLSREPLLANTADGFAERPAWRPQTKFETRGLRLGHGVWDVIFERPQFSRFTPALPTVTP
- a CDS encoding FAD-binding oxidoreductase; the encoded protein is MTYPIAEFCADLGDVPHATDAMTIRKKSRDQFAVSPLLRQSLAGRVADVVASPRSKDDVLTIIKAAVKHRIPLTARGGGTANYGQSVPLQGGILLDMTGLSGIVSINEGNVRALSGTCMADIDVAAREKGWEMRIHPSTRSVSSIAGFVAGGSGGMGSCQWGMLRDRGNITAMEVVSVEAEPRFVELRGRDVELVHHAYGTNAIITEVEMPTTPAWTWKEVIVAFPEFLVASRFGVQLASEPAITKKLISLQEWPVARLMTALGDIVPDGHTMVNCMIAAPTMDAFKGLVDDFGGSIVHESLEGQGFYGAPIYEFAYGHGLRQIQKSQPTYTGLQGMFPAQDLLPTIERVHAAWGGTAPLRMEVFLSQGEVVTMGSPGIVYENEAQMAAIVAKLQSFGVKVANSHTTGVREVGIKQFDDRDAVFKRSMDPHKLLNPGKLDFDDIPASDSRSSLPTQGWSFRKAG
- the thiS gene encoding sulfur carrier protein ThiS; the protein is MKIVMNGESRTIEVPTSVADLIQTLGYAGKRVAVERNGEIVPRSVHQQTMLADGDHLEIVVAVGGG
- a CDS encoding branched-chain amino acid ABC transporter permease codes for the protein MNPDIRKTVPATAPVTQVDAANAVAAANVPPTKPLVWAEVLFWLLPVAAFFLFPGYRTLGGQILIAGLFAMSLDLILGYARIVSLGHAAFFGLGAYTAGLLAKHGWGEPISGLVAAAAVAAVAGLITSALIVRGKDLTRLIVTLGIGLMLYEVANRLHDVTGGVDGLSGVEMKPLLGRFEFGFDGTTAYVYILVVLFLMFLLARRIVRSPFGLSLKGIREGEKRMPAIGVSVAGRLAAVYTMSAALAGVAGGLLAQTTQFVGIDVLSFTRSAEILIMLVVGGAGYLYGGLIGAAIFMVLQDQLSNLSAVYWQFWLGLLLVCLVLFARGGVLGALSRLRSRKDGRGKANSKGDTKTRRPAAGGLP
- a CDS encoding FAD-binding oxidoreductase; the encoded protein is MYPISDFVAALGPIVSTTDPISLRAKSRDRYAVSPMLKTMLEGKRADVVVSPASKAELIQVVAAAAKFRIPITTRGGGTANYGQSVPLHGGILLDMSGVAGVLWTRPGEIRALAGTIVDDMDTAAKAIGWELRIFPTTKTTATIGGFLAGGTGGIGSASWGVLRDRGNITAVEVISMEETPRVIELRGRDARMVHHAYGANCIISEVEMPLAPAWDWLEAIVTFPDYIDTVKFGVALGNEDGIVKKLLSVQEWPTPRLVGVLGDLVPDGHSMISCMVSSLCRQDFEELVAEHGGHLASVCREKQGPYAVPMYEFAYGHALRQVQKSDPRRTSVEGFFKSDDLVGLVRRVHDKVDGMGPMRMELRRWGGALVGSGSPYVIFESEAQMARLVEIMQAEGVSVANPHTSSVRSVGKKEVSERDIAFKRDMDPYGLLNPGRFDADGKDEAFSATLPTDSWMYRKAV
- a CDS encoding ABC transporter ATP-binding protein, translating into MSIALRTEGLGKAFGDFRAVHDMTLSFETGARHALIGPNGAGKTTLINLLTGALRPTAGSIFLEGEAITGLPQHARVKRGMTRTFQINTLFPGLSVLDSVVLAICERKGIGRTWHKTVASHHAEIDEAMALLTSLRLQDDAHTITRNLAYGRQRLVEIALALATKPRILLLDEPAAGVPTGESTELFSVIADLPRDVTILFIEHDMGLVFKFADRITVMVGGQKLVEGTPAEIAADPRVKEVYLGDEQHG